A section of the Pseudomonadota bacterium genome encodes:
- a CDS encoding tetratricopeptide repeat protein: MRDVLSKHIPTIQAYSFFCFAVIVAVILSLIPFPASGEMKTVTHTVKQPFEGNQSPDDARIAAVARAEREALEMAWVYVEGLIVVKNLRVEKDEILALTAGVLKTEVVSQKSYISGDDSGIEVVVKVVIDTSFLEARVENLLQNRTHLENLNQAREREKELLDKIAKLEEENLRLIAQNKSSKDLEKQFQEASQGLTAVDWFDKLFALWDTNNGKYTDPKKATEYLDEIIRLKPDYIDAYEQRGITYYDLGQYQRAIENFDKIILLQPDDAKTYYNRGIAYSKLAQYQQAFKDFDEAIRLKPDDADTYFNRGFAYGELGQYQRAIEDYNEVIRLKPDYVTAYYNRGFAYGELGQYQRAVEDYNETISLKPDYVYAYNNRWWAYNKLGQYQRAIEDYNEVIRLKPDDAEGYNNLGTVYDEPGQRQPAIEDYNEAIRLKPDIADAYVNRGNAYINLGQHQPAIEDYNEAIRLKPDDAKAYYNRGIAYDELGQYQRAIEDYNEVISLKPDLAEAYTKRGWAYNKLGQYQRAIEDYNEVIRLKPDDADIYYNRGDAYYKLGQQRQAIEDYNEVIRLKPDYAEAYNNRGFTYANLGQHQHAIEDYDEAIRLGPYDLAKAYYNRGLAYANLGLYQQAIEDCNEVIRLKPDLAMAYNNRGIAYLLMGNTTSGCSDAQKACSMGNCKAYEWAKKKEDCR; this comes from the coding sequence GTGAGAGATGTGTTATCAAAGCATATTCCAACTATTCAGGCATATTCCTTCTTCTGCTTTGCCGTTATCGTGGCGGTTATTCTGAGCCTTATCCCCTTCCCTGCGTCAGGAGAGATGAAGACCGTCACCCACACAGTCAAACAACCTTTTGAGGGTAATCAATCCCCTGATGATGCCAGGATTGCCGCGGTGGCACGAGCAGAACGGGAAGCCCTGGAAATGGCATGGGTCTATGTGGAAGGTCTCATTGTTGTCAAAAACTTACGGGTAGAGAAAGATGAAATCCTTGCCCTGACAGCAGGTGTCTTGAAGACAGAGGTTGTATCACAGAAGAGTTACATCAGCGGGGATGACTCTGGCATTGAAGTCGTGGTCAAGGTGGTTATTGATACATCCTTTCTGGAAGCCAGAGTCGAGAACCTTTTGCAAAACAGAACCCACTTGGAAAACCTCAACCAGGCCAGAGAGAGGGAGAAGGAACTGCTGGATAAGATAGCCAAACTGGAAGAGGAAAACCTGCGCCTAATAGCACAAAACAAAAGCAGCAAGGATTTGGAGAAGCAATTTCAGGAGGCATCCCAGGGGCTCACGGCGGTGGACTGGTTTGATAAGCTGTTCGCCCTGTGGGACACAAATAACGGCAAATACACCGATCCGAAAAAGGCGACGGAATACCTGGATGAGATCATCCGTCTTAAACCGGATTATATCGATGCCTACGAGCAGCGGGGAATAACTTATTATGACCTTGGTCAGTACCAACGAGCAATCGAGAACTTCGACAAGATAATCCTCCTGCAACCGGATGATGCGAAGACATACTACAACCGGGGGATTGCTTATAGCAAGCTTGCGCAATACCAACAGGCCTTCAAGGACTTCGATGAGGCCATCCGTCTGAAACCGGATGATGCAGATACATACTTTAACCGTGGTTTTGCTTATGGTGAGCTCGGTCAATACCAGCGGGCAATTGAGGATTACAATGAGGTTATCCGCCTGAAACCGGATTATGTTACCGCATACTATAACCGTGGTTTTGCTTATGGTGAGCTCGGTCAATACCAGCGGGCCGTCGAGGACTATAATGAGACCATTAGCCTGAAACCGGATTATGTCTATGCATACAACAACCGGTGGTGGGCATACAATAAACTCGGCCAGTACCAGCGGGCAATTGAGGATTACAACGAGGTTATCCGCCTGAAACCGGATGATGCGGAGGGATACAACAACCTGGGGACAGTATACGATGAACCCGGACAGCGCCAGCCAGCAATTGAAGACTACAATGAGGCCATCCGTCTCAAACCGGATATTGCTGATGCATATGTGAACCGGGGGAATGCTTACATTAACCTGGGCCAGCACCAGCCAGCAATTGAAGACTACAATGAGGCCATCCGTCTCAAACCGGATGATGCGAAGGCATACTACAACCGGGGGATTGCGTATGATGAACTCGGCCAGTACCAGCGGGCCATTGAGGATTACAACGAGGTTATCAGCCTTAAACCTGACCTTGCCGAAGCATACACCAAACGGGGGTGGGCATACAATAAACTCGGCCAGTACCAGCGGGCAATTGAGGATTACAACGAGGTTATCCGCCTGAAACCGGATGATGCCGACATATACTATAACCGTGGTGATGCTTACTATAAACTCGGTCAGCAGCGGCAGGCAATTGAGGATTACAACGAGGTTATCCGCCTGAAACCGGATTATGCGGAGGCATACAACAACCGTGGGTTTACTTATGCTAACCTCGGGCAGCATCAACATGCTATCGAGGATTATGATGAGGCTATCCGCCTGGGACCGTATGACCTTGCCAAAGCATACTACAACCGGGGGTTAGCATACGCTAACCTTGGTCTGTACCAACAGGCAATTGAAGATTGTAACGAGGTTATCCGTCTTAAACCTGACCTTGCCATGGCATACAACAACCGAGGTATTGCGTATTTGCTTATGGGCAATACCACCAGTGGGTGCAGTGATGCTCAGAAGGCATGTAGCATGGGAAATTGCAAAGCATACGAATGGGCAAAAAAGAAGGAGGATTGCCGTTAA
- a CDS encoding tetratricopeptide repeat protein — translation MRRKIPGGIKLSILVFVSIFLLITDPVAAEIKTFEKEYTYRASDADSKITSRAIALEQIKRLLLEDLGAYLETRTEIINFQLTKEQIITLPAGIVKTDVITERWDGHVYYLKARIMANPDEVIKAIDDLRKNRQKTKELEEVRRKSEELLRENEKLKDELMVVKGEEKREKSGAYQRSTKELNAVEWFEKGRSYQASGYLNDAIDAYNNSIVLDLKFAKAYSGRGTAYAESGNFQQAIRDYDKSIELNPKDALTYYNRGTALDNLGSYQQAVKNFDKAIELNPGLTLAYFNRGIAYHNLGNYQRAVVDYKTAARFGHQQAQDFLRLNRVNW, via the coding sequence ATGAGAAGGAAAATACCTGGTGGTATAAAATTATCAATCTTAGTCTTTGTTTCAATATTCCTCCTTATCACGGATCCTGTCGCTGCTGAAATAAAAACCTTTGAGAAAGAGTATACCTATCGGGCAAGCGATGCAGATAGCAAAATTACAAGCAGGGCAATTGCCCTTGAACAGATAAAAAGACTTCTTTTGGAAGATCTCGGGGCCTATCTTGAAACCAGGACAGAAATAATAAATTTTCAACTTACAAAAGAGCAGATTATCACCCTTCCCGCTGGAATAGTAAAAACAGACGTAATAACTGAGAGATGGGACGGTCATGTATACTATCTTAAAGCCAGAATCATGGCAAACCCTGATGAGGTCATCAAAGCTATCGATGACCTTCGTAAAAACCGTCAAAAGACAAAAGAACTGGAGGAAGTAAGGAGAAAATCAGAAGAACTGTTAAGGGAAAACGAGAAACTGAAGGACGAGTTAATGGTGGTAAAGGGCGAAGAGAAGCGGGAAAAATCAGGGGCATATCAGAGAAGCACCAAAGAGTTAAATGCGGTTGAATGGTTTGAAAAAGGGAGGTCATATCAGGCCTCAGGATATCTCAACGATGCTATTGACGCCTATAACAATTCCATCGTTCTCGACCTGAAGTTTGCAAAGGCCTACAGCGGGCGCGGAACTGCATATGCTGAGTCCGGGAATTTCCAGCAGGCAATCAGAGATTATGATAAGTCCATCGAACTAAACCCTAAAGATGCATTAACCTATTATAATCGCGGAACTGCCCTTGACAATCTTGGCAGCTACCAGCAGGCAGTTAAGAATTTTGACAAGGCAATAGAGCTGAACCCCGGACTTACACTGGCTTATTTTAATCGCGGTATTGCTTATCATAATCTTGGGAACTATCAGCGGGCAGTCGTGGATTATAAAACTGCAGCAAGGTTCGGTCATCAACAGGCACAGGATTTTTTACGTTTAAATAGAGTCAATTGGTAA
- a CDS encoding Hpt domain-containing protein, with translation MTQDGTMTESKRIIVRIDKDLEDLIPGYIGNRHKDIKSIRASLESGDFENIRILGHSMKGSGGGYGFDEITTIGASIEKAAKENDVEEIKKWIEKLSQYIESVDIIYG, from the coding sequence ATGACGCAGGACGGCACCATGACGGAAAGCAAAAGAATCATTGTCCGTATTGATAAAGACCTTGAAGATCTTATCCCGGGCTATATCGGGAACAGGCATAAAGACATCAAATCTATACGCGCTTCACTTGAAAGCGGTGATTTTGAAAACATCCGTATCCTGGGGCACAGCATGAAAGGTTCCGGTGGGGGTTATGGTTTTGACGAAATTACGACCATAGGGGCATCTATAGAAAAGGCGGCAAAAGAGAATGATGTTGAAGAAATAAAAAAATGGATCGAAAAGCTATCACAATATATTGAGAGCGTTGACATAATATATGGATAA
- the galT gene encoding galactose-1-phosphate uridylyltransferase translates to MFFWHKITRPRNKEKGARTDVFLLTFHLSPSTFHLKKEVIMSEVRYNVITGDWVVIATERAKRPEDFAHVKQKKELPAFDPACPFCPGCEDKTPPETFRLSDTEGRWTVRSIPNKFSAFSPEGDVVKHKVDSRQFISGVGLHEVIVETPQHNMTAALLPLAHVEQILEMYKNRLIAFYKDPRIEHVIIFKNHGEGAGTSLEHPHSQIVGTPVIPGQVMSRLEEAIRNYYYVNFGECVYCLYLSNELSDKVRIVGENKSFVAFIPYAALSPFHLWIFPRRHVSCYGSIRDEEISDLAAILKEMLLRLYIGLDNPDFNYMVRSLSPKEANSKYFHWYIALVPRVSQAAGFELGTGMFINTALPEASAQFLRDVKI, encoded by the coding sequence ATGTTTTTTTGGCATAAAATCACAAGACCAAGGAACAAGGAAAAAGGAGCAAGGACCGATGTTTTTTTATTAACCTTTCACCTTTCACCTTCAACCTTTCACCTTAAGAAGGAGGTCATCATGTCTGAAGTACGTTATAATGTCATTACCGGTGATTGGGTAGTCATTGCAACCGAAAGGGCAAAACGCCCCGAGGATTTTGCCCATGTTAAACAAAAAAAAGAATTACCTGCTTTTGATCCTGCATGTCCCTTTTGCCCTGGCTGTGAAGATAAAACACCGCCGGAAACGTTTCGATTGTCTGATACTGAAGGAAGATGGACTGTCAGGTCTATTCCCAACAAATTTTCTGCATTTTCCCCTGAGGGGGACGTGGTAAAGCATAAAGTTGATTCAAGGCAATTCATCTCAGGAGTTGGTCTCCATGAGGTTATTGTTGAGACACCCCAACATAATATGACTGCAGCGCTCCTTCCCCTTGCCCACGTTGAGCAGATTTTAGAGATGTATAAAAATCGTTTAATCGCCTTTTATAAAGACCCGAGAATAGAACATGTTATCATTTTCAAGAATCACGGGGAAGGGGCGGGGACTTCTCTGGAGCATCCCCATTCACAAATCGTTGGCACGCCGGTAATCCCCGGACAGGTAATGAGCCGTCTTGAAGAAGCGATCCGGAACTATTATTATGTGAATTTTGGTGAATGTGTTTATTGCCTTTATCTTTCAAATGAGCTGAGCGATAAAGTGAGGATAGTGGGGGAAAATAAGTCTTTTGTGGCCTTTATACCATACGCGGCCCTCTCACCATTCCATCTGTGGATATTTCCACGGAGACATGTGTCATGTTACGGCAGCATAAGGGATGAAGAGATATCTGACCTGGCCGCCATTCTCAAAGAAATGCTGTTACGATTATATATAGGACTGGACAATCCCGATTTCAATTATATGGTAAGGTCGCTTTCACCGAAAGAAGCAAATTCAAAATATTTTCATTGGTATATTGCGCTTGTTCCGAGGGTATCCCAGGCAGCAGGTTTTGAACTTGGCACAGGTATGTTTATTAATACTGCATTGCCTGAAGCAAGCGCACAATTTTTGAGAGACGTGAAAATATAA